In Cynocephalus volans isolate mCynVol1 chromosome 3, mCynVol1.pri, whole genome shotgun sequence, one DNA window encodes the following:
- the LOC134371557 gene encoding myosin regulatory light chain 10, whose translation MAPRRARKRAEGGASSNVFSMFDQSQIQEFKEAFTIMDQNRDGFIDKEDLRDTFAALGRINVKNEELEAMVKEAPGPINFTVFLTMFGEKLKGTDPEETILHAFKVFDTEGKGFVKADVIKEKLMTQADRFSEEEIKQMFAAFPPDVCGNLDYRNLCYVITHGEEKD comes from the exons ATG GCACCAAGAAGAGCCCGGAAAAGAGCAGAAGGCGGAGCCAGCTCCAACGTCTTCTCCATGTTTGATCAGTCCCAGATCCAGGAGTTTAAAGAG GCCTTCACCATCATGGACCAGAACAGGGACGGCTTCATCGACAAGGAGGACCTGAGGGACACCTTTGCTGCTCTGG GCCGCATCAACGTCAAGAACGAGGAGCTGGAGGCCATGGTGAAGGAGGCTCCTGGGCCCATCAACTTCACCGTCTTCCTGACCATGTTTGGGGAGAAGCTGAAGG GCACAGACCCAGAGGAGACCATTCTCCATGCCTTCAAGGTGTTCGACACTGAGGGCAAAGGCTTCGTCAAGGCTGATGT CATCAAAGAGAAGCTCATGACCCAGGCAGACCGGTTCAGTGAGGAGGAG ATCAAGCAGATGTTTGCAGCTTTCCCGCCAGATGTGTGCGGCAACCTGGACTACAGGAACCTGTGCTACGTCATCACGCACGGTGAAGAGAAGGACTAG